The Tepidisphaeraceae bacterium sequence CCCGCTGGAGTCGCTTGCGGTTTCGCGGTGCCCGATGGTGCCACCATGATCAGGTCATCCACCGCTTCCACCGCCATCGGTTCGTTGGGCTTGGCCCAGGCCATCATGGCCTCGGTCTCGTCGAAGCGCACGTCGGCCCGGGCCACCCGGCAGCTCGTGGCGCCGGTGAATCGCAGCGTGGCGAGGTTGATGCCCGCATCGCACAGCACGGTCTGCACCTGCTCGACGGTGAGCGAGCGGAACGGCGTTTCGTCCTCGGCGCGGGCAACGATCAGTTCGCCCAGCGGTTGCATCAGGGCGTTGTCGGCATCGGACCAGCGGGCGATTTGTTTGAAACGGATCTCCTGGCCGTACACCTTCGCCTCGCTGCGCAGCTCGACCACCGCGGTGGCGAGGCGGCTGGCGTCGGTCATGAACACGGTCGCGGGCAGCGCCAGAGGCGTCGCGATGGGCGCGGGCGCGGTGTCATCCAAAGTCGATTGCGCCGCGGCCTGCCCGGCGACCGTCGCGGTCACGCAAAGTGCCAGCGCGATCAGCGAACGATAGCGGCGGCGATCGGCAATGGGCTGGGTCATGTCGTTCATCGAATTGCCTCTGCAATTGCGAAATGCGATCTATTTCAGGCTATTCCAGCGTGAAAACCTGCTCGAGCAACTGAATCGGTTGGCCGGCCTGTCCGGCGTCGGGGCTCGTCTGCAAAAAGTCCCGCATCAACGTCTGCCAGCGCGTGTGCACCTCGGACCGTTCCAACTTCGCGCACACCGCGGCCCAGTCGTCGCATTCGAGGTAGCCGAACTCGGTGCCGTCGGGTGACAGCCACAGGCTGTAGTTGCGAATGCCGGCGTCGCTCAGGACGGCCTGCAGTTCGGGCCAGATCGGGTTGTGCAACCGGCGATACTCGACCAGTCGCTCGGGGCGAACCTTGATGAGGAAACCAACTCGCTGCATAGGGGCCTCGTCTTCTACGGCGTGCGATGCGCGACCGCGTTACCGGGTTATCCGCGGCGCAGGTTGCTGATGGTCTGCAGGGCCTGGTCGGCGCTCTGGATGGACTGGCTGTTCAGCTCGAACGCCCGCTGGGTCTTGATGAGGGAGACGAGCTCCTTCACCGGGTCGACGTTGCTGGTTTCCAGGAAGAACTGCAGCAGCTTGCCGGCGCCGTCTTCGCCCGGGCTGGACTCGATCGGGTTGCCGCTGGCGGTCGTCTCGATGTAGATGCTGCCACCCAGCAGCTTCAGGCCGTGCGGGTTGACGAACTGCTGGAGTTGGAGCTGGCCGATCGTGGTAGGCACGTTCTGGCCGGCCTGCAGCACGGTGACGGTGCCGTCCTCGGCGATCGTGAGGTCGGTGGCGTTGGCGGGGATGTTGATGGGCGGGATGACGCGGTAGCCGTCGCCCATGCCCAGCACGAGGTCGCCGTCCTTGTTCTGGAAGAAGTTCCCGTTGCGGGTATAGCCGGTGCCGTCACCCACGGAATCCATGATCTTCACTTTGAAGAACCCGTCGCCCTGGATGCCGACGTCGAGGGCGCGGTCGGTGCGTTCCATCGAGCCCTGGTTCATGTCCAGCTGCGTGTTGCTGACGCGCACGCCCAAACCCACGAACGTGCCGGCCGGCGAGACCTCACCCGCGGCGTTGGTGGTGCCGGGCTGCCGCAGGGTGAGGTACATCAGGTCTTCGAAGTTCGTCCGGCTGCGCTTAAACGCGGTCGTTTCGGCGTTGGCGAGGTTGTTGGCGGTGACGTCGATGCTGGTCGACAGCGCCTTCAACCCGGTCGCAGCGGCATTCAGGGCGGTTATAGCCATGGAATTGTTATCGGACGGTGGATGGGAGGAGGATTATTGAAATTTCTGGGGAGGGGAAGGAGGAGGGAATGAAATTGCAAGCCCCAATGCCCAACAGATGATCAAGTACCAAGTCCCAATGGCGAAAGGACGATCCGCGTGACCCACAAGTCGCCAGTGGCACCATTTGCCATCGCGATGGGAGCCTTGGCGACCTGAGGGATCTCGAACGGCCAGCGATTTCGTGCAGTCGAGATCCCTCCCGTCGCCTTAGGCTCCGCTCGGGATGACAGACCGCGCTATGGAACGAAACAAGCCACCGCCCCATTGGTAATTGAGGCTTGGTCATTTGTTTGGCATTGGGACTTGGGATTTTGCTGCTTTGAACGTCACTGGGGCCAGCGATCAAACACTATCCGACCTTCCCGACCTCGTTGATCAACCGTCCGAGCGATTGATCCTGATACCGGATCAGATTCGCGTTGGCCTCAAGTTCGCGTTGGCATTCCATCAAGGCCGACAGTTCGCTGGCGGGGTCGACGTTGGCGCGTTCGAGCATGCCGATGCGCAGTTCGGGCGCAGCGGGCTTCAGGACGGCGTTGTCGGCGACACGGATCATGTTGCCGCCGGTCTTCATGATCTGGGAACGGTCGGTGATCTCGAAGATGCCGAGCCGTGCGATCGTCTCGCCGTCCTGGGTCACGGCGCCGTCGGTGGCGATGGTGGTCAGGCGGGCGGGGTCGAGGTCGATCGGCTGGCCTTCGACGTCCAGCACCTTGGCGCCACTGCCGGCCTGGATGAGGTGCCCCTCGCGGTCGACCATCAGCCGGCCGTCGCGCGTCAGGTGCTGTTTTCCACCGGTTTTCACGGAAAAGTAGCCCTCGCCCATGATGGCGACGTCCAGCGGCGCGTCTGTGGTTTCCAGTTCACCGGCCGAGGTGTCGAT is a genomic window containing:
- a CDS encoding flagellar hook-basal body protein, with the translated sequence MLYGMYLSASGVMANSHRQDVIANNLANSETVGFKRDLALFMERLPESQSGQRPGAYSDPMLDKITGGLLIAPSSIDTSAGELETTDAPLDVAIMGEGYFSVKTGGKQHLTRDGRLMVDREGHLIQAGSGAKVLDVEGQPIDLDPARLTTIATDGAVTQDGETIARLGIFEITDRSQIMKTGGNMIRVADNAVLKPAAPELRIGMLERANVDPASELSALMECQRELEANANLIRYQDQSLGRLINEVGKVG
- the flgG gene encoding flagellar basal-body rod protein FlgG → MAITALNAAATGLKALSTSIDVTANNLANAETTAFKRSRTNFEDLMYLTLRQPGTTNAAGEVSPAGTFVGLGVRVSNTQLDMNQGSMERTDRALDVGIQGDGFFKVKIMDSVGDGTGYTRNGNFFQNKDGDLVLGMGDGYRVIPPINIPANATDLTIAEDGTVTVLQAGQNVPTTIGQLQLQQFVNPHGLKLLGGSIYIETTASGNPIESSPGEDGAGKLLQFFLETSNVDPVKELVSLIKTQRAFELNSQSIQSADQALQTISNLRRG
- a CDS encoding L-rhamnose mutarotase translates to MQRVGFLIKVRPERLVEYRRLHNPIWPELQAVLSDAGIRNYSLWLSPDGTEFGYLECDDWAAVCAKLERSEVHTRWQTLMRDFLQTSPDAGQAGQPIQLLEQVFTLE